The Mesorhizobium sp. M3A.F.Ca.ET.080.04.2.1 genome contains the following window.
CTTGTAGCCGGTGGCATGCTCGAACATCACATTGGGGAACTTCTTCGCGACCTTCACCTCGGCGTCCATGAAGCCGAACGACGTACCAAAGATGATCTTGCACTTCTCGCGCGCTAGGCGCTCGAAGGCGCGGTCGGCGTCGGGGCCTTCCGAGACGTTTTCAAGGTAAGCGGTTTCGACCTTGTCGCCGAGCGCCTTCTCGACCTCGAGGCGGCCCTGGTCGTGCTGGTAGGAATAGCCGAAGTCGCCGATCGGACCCGTATAGACCCAGCAGGCTTTAAGCTTGTCGGCCGCCTGGGCGGTCGCCGCCAGCGACAGCGCCGCCGCCGTGGTCATCAACGCAATAAGCAGTTTTTTCATAGTGTTACCTCTCTGAGTTATGCCTTGGAGCTTCCCGTCTTTTTTTGTTGTCAACGATCCGGAACGAATGGCTGCCCCAAGGAAGCCGGCGTGTTCATCATCGTCAGACGCTTGTTGCGCGAGATTAGAACGAGAACCACGATGGTTGCCAGATAGGGGAGCGAAGAAAGGAACTGCGAGGGCACCGGAATGCCGAAAGCCTGTGCATGAAGCTGGCCGATCCAGACCGCGCCGAAGATGTAGGCGCCGGCCAGCACCCGCCACGGACGCCAGGAGGCGAACACCACCAGTGCCAGCGCGATCCAGCCGCGGCCGGCACTCATGTTCTCCACCCATTGCGGCGTATAGACCAGCGACAGGTGTCCGCCGGCAAGTCCGGCGCAGGCGCCGCCGAAGATCACCGCCAGATAGCGGTAGCGGATGACCTTGATGCCGAGCGCATGCGCCGAAGAGTGGCTGTCGCCGATGGAGCGCAGCGTGAGGCCGGTGCGCGTCCTGAACAGGAACCACATCACCGCGGCCGTGAGCGCGATCGAGATGTAGAACAGCGGATCCTGGCCGAAGATCAGCCTGCCGATCACAGGGATCGAACTCAGCACGGGGATGTCGAGGTTCGGCAGCCTGACGCCCGGCTGGCCGACGAAACTGGTGCCGATCATGCCGGAAAGACCGAGGCCGAGCAGTGTCAGGGACAGGCCGGTTGCCACCTGGTTGGTCGCCAGCGACAGAGTCATGACGGCGAAGAGCAGCGAAAACAGCGCGCCGACAATGATCGCGGCAAGCAAGCCGATCCAGGGCGATCCGGTGAGATAGCCGGCGCCGAAGCCACCGACGGCGCCCATGATCATCATGCCTTCGACGCCGAGATTGAGCACGCCGGAGCGCTCCACCACGAGTTCGCCGATCGCCGCGATCAGGAGCGGCGTCGCCGCGGTCGCGATGGTCAAAAGGATGTTGATGGTGATGTCCATCAGCGTGCCTCCTCCAGCTTGGGCGCGGCCTCGAGTTTCGGCGCCGCGAAGCCGATCACACGAATGCGGTAGTGAATGAGGGTGTCGCAGCCGAGCACGAAAAACAAAAGCATGCCCTGGAAGACGCGCGCCACCTTGTCGGAGATGCCGAGCGCACTCTGCACCGCCTCGCCCCCGAGATAGGTCAGCGCCAGCACGAGGCCCGCGGCGACGATGCCCAGCGGATTGAGCCTGCCGAGAAAGGCGACGATGATGGCGGTGAAGCCATAGCCGGGCGAGATCACCGGCTGCAGCTGGCCGATGGCGCCGGAGACTTCCGAGATGCCGGCAAGACCGGCCAATGCGCCGGACAGCAGGAAGGTGAAGAAAACCATCTTGTTGAAGCCGAAACCGGCGAAGCGCCCAGCTCTCGGGCTCGAGCCGAGCACGCGCACCTCGAAACCCTTCAGCATGCGGCTCATCATCAGCCAGATCGCCACAGCGGCGACCAGCGCGAAGACGAAACCCCAATTGGCGCGGCCGGCGTCCGGCATCAACTCGGGCAGGATGGCCGAGTCGCCGAACTGGATGGTCTGTGGAAAGCCGTGACCCTCGGGGTCGCGCCAGGGCCCGCGCACAAGCCAGTCGAGGAAGAGTTGCGCCACATAGACCAGCATCAGGCTGGTCAGGATCTCGTTGGTGCTGAAGCGGGTTTTCAGCAGCGCCGGGATGGCGGCATAGAGGGCGCCGCCGAGCATGCCGAGCAGCAGCATCAGCGGCAGCACCAGCGGCCCTTCGAATTCCGGAAACAGCACCGGAACGATCGAGCCAAAGATGCCGCCCAGGATAAACTGGCCCTCGGCGCCGATATTCCAGATGTTGGCCCTGTAGCAGACCGACAGGCCGACCGCGATCAGGATGAGCGGCGCTGCCTTGATCGCCAGTTCGTGCAATTGCCAGATCTCGCTGACCGGCTGGATGAAATAGATATTGAAGGCGTCGAGCGGATTGACCCCGAGCAACGCGAACATGATGGCGCCGGCAAGCATCGTCAGCGCGAAGGCGATGAAGGGCGACAGCACCGAAAACAGCGCCGAGCGCTGCGGGCGTTTGACCAGTTCGAGGCGCATCATGCCGTCTCCATGGTGTGTTGAGCGTGGCCGGGCTCGGCGCCGCCCATCAACAGGCCGATCTTTTCGAAGGTCGCCTCGGCGATGGGCAGCGGCGCGGACAATTCGCCGTTGTGCATCACCGCAATCGCGTCCGACAGTTCGAACAGCTCGTCGAGGTCCTGGCTAATGACAAGGACCGCCGAGCCGCTCCGAGCCAGCTCGATCAGCGCCTGGCGGATATGGGCAGCGGCGCCCGCGTCGACGCCCCAGGTCGGCTGATTGACGACCATGACGCTCGGCTTGCGATCGAGCTCGCGGCCGACAATGAATTTCTGCAGATTGCCGCCTGATAGCGCCGCCGCTTCCGGGTCGGGCGCACTCTTGCGCACATCCATCGCGGTGATGATGCGCTGGGCGGCACTGTAGACGGAAGCATTCTTGACCATGCCGCCGGAGCCGACGAACGCCTTGCCGTCGGTGGCATGGCGCGAGAGCAGCAGGTTCTCCGAAAGCTTCATGCGCGGCGCCGCGCCGTGGCCAAGGCGCTCTTCCGGCACGAAGGCAGCACCCATCAGCCGCCTGCCGGTGATCGAAAGCGCTCCGGCATTCTTGCCGCGGATGCGCACGGAGGCGGCATCCTGCTGCAGCACTTCGCCGGAGACGGATTCGAAGAATTCGCCTTGGCCGTTGCCGGCCACACCGGCGATTCCGATCACTTCGCCGGCGCGTACGGTGAGATCGATGTTCTTGAGCGGTACGGCGAACGGTGTTGCCGGCTTGCGGGTAAGAGCGCGGATCTCCAGAAGCGCCGGCGCGGTCGCCATGCCTTCGGCGGGCGCGCGCACCACCGCCTTGACCTCGTTGCCGACCATCATGCGGGCGAGCGAGGCGGCCGTCTCCTGGCGCGGATTGCAATGTCCCACGACCTTGCCGTGGCGCAGCACCGTGGCGCGGTCGCAGATGCGTTTGACCTCTTCCAGCCGGTGCGAGATGTAGAGGATGGACTTGCCTTCCGCCCGCAGCCTTTCGAGTGTCTCGAACAGCTTGTCGGCTTCCTGCGGCGTCAGCACCGAGGTCGGCTCGTCGAGGATGATGAGCTGCGGCGTCTGCAGCAGGCAGCGGATAATCTCGATGCGCTGGCGCTCGCCGACGGAGAGATCGCCGACCAGCGATTCCGGATCGAGCGGCAGGCCATAACTGTAGGAGAGCGCCCTCGCCTTCGCGGCAATCGCGCCGATCGGCGACCCGTCATTCAGCGACAGGGCAATATTCTCGGCCACCGTCAGCGCCTCGAACAGCGAGAAATGCTGGAACACCATGCCGATGCCGAGCTTCTTCGCCACGCCGGGGCTGGTGATCCTGACGGCCTGCCCTTCCCAGAAGATCTCACCCGAATTGGGCTCGAGCGATCCGAACAGCATTTTGACCAGCGTCGACTTGCCGGCGCCGTTCTCGCCAAGCAGCGCGTGGATCTCGCCCTTCGAAATGTTGAGGTCGACATGATTGCACGCCGTCAGCGTGCCGAAAATCTTCGTAAGGCCACGAACCTCGAGCAGGTTCGCCCTGTCATGATCTGCACTCACAGTGCCTCCCATCCAGCTTCCCGGATATGTTCTGTGTTCCCGCTGGTATCGTATGCGCGGCCGGCTTGGGTCGGAAAGCGGCACCCGACTTGAAAGAGCTTCAAGAATTCCAGCGGAAACTCAAGAGGTAAGATAGACCTATTGGCAGCGTGGAAGGAACTGGCAAGCTTTTCGGGCAACGCATGCCTTCAGCTTCGGCAACGGACCTGAAACCGAGCAAAATGCGATCATGGAACCAGGATGGTCGCTCCGGTCGTCCTGCGGCTCTCCAGATCCGATTGCGCCTGGCCGGCGTCTTTCAGCGCATAGCGCTGGTTGATCTTGATCTCGACGGCCCCGCTTAGGACCACATCGAACAGCGCTTGCGCCGAGGCGACCAGATCCTCGCGCCTGGCGTTGTAGACGAAGAGCGTCGGCCGGGTCACGTAAAGCGAGCCCTTCTGCGCCAGAAGCGACACCGGGAAAGGCGGGATCGGTCCTGAGGACTGACCGAAGCTGACGAACATGCCGAGTGGCCTCAGACAATCGAGCGAAGCGGGAAAAGTATCGTTTCCGACGGAATCATAGACCACATCGCATTTCTTGCCGTCGGTAATGGCGGCGACGCCGGCGACGAAGTCCTGCTCCTTGTAGTTGATGACGTGGTCGAAACCATGCGCCTTTGCGAGCTCGATCTTGTCGGCAGAACTCGCCGTGCCGATCACGGTCGCGCCGATGTGCTTCGCCCACTGGCCGAGGATGAGGCCGACACCGCCGGCCGCGGCATGATAGAGAAGTGTGTCGCCTGCCTTCACCTTGTAAGTGCGGCGCAGCAGATACTCTGCCGTCATGCCTTTCAGCATCATGGCCGCGGCCTGCTCGTCGCTGATGCCGTCCGGCACCTTGACCACACGGTCGGCGGCAATCACTCGTTGTTCGGAATAGGCGCCGACGGTGACCGCATAGGCGATGCGGTCGCCGGGGCTCAGCCAGTCTATGCCGGCCCCGACAGCGAGAACCACCCCGGCCGCTTCGCCGCCCGGGATCAGCGGGAACCCGCCAGGCGGAGGGTAAAGGCCCGACCGGTGATAGACGTCGATGAAGTTGAGCCCGATGGCCGTGTGCCTGATCAGGATCTGCCCTGCACCCGGCTGGCCGGGATCGGCATCCTCATAAGTCAGAACTTCGGGGCCGCCATGGGCATGAATGCGGATCGCCTTGGACATCGCTCAACTCTTTCGGGAACCAATCTAGGGTCAGGATTTCTTGGCGCCAAGACCGGGGAACAACTGCATGAGGCCACCGATGCAGGCGAGATAAAGACCGGTCACCGTGATGCCGATCTTGGTGAAGTCGCTGACTTGCTCGCCCAGGACTCCGATCTTGTCGTAGAAGGCCGCAAGCGCGGCTTGCGCCAGGGCGAGCGCGCCGAAGGCACACCACAGTAGCGTCATGCCGAGATTGAGCGGCCTTAGCCGCACCACCCGCACGGGATGGATGAAGTTGATCGGCAGGAAGGTAAGGATCCCGGCGACCACGACCACGGCGAACGAGACCCACTGACCCGGCTCGATGACAAAGAGCGTGAACACCACCATGTTCCAGACGACGGGGAAACCCTTGAAGAAGTTCTCCTTCGTCTTCATGCCGGTGTCGGCGTAGTAGATCGCGCTGGAGACCACGATGATGGCCGCCGAAAGGAACGACAGGTTCTCGCCCATGAACCCGCGCTGATAGAGCGCGAAGGCCGGGATGAGCACGTAGGTCACGTAGTCGATGATGTTGTCGAGCAGTTCGCCCGACCAGGTCGGCAGGATCTCCTTGACTTCGAGCTTCCTGGCGATCGGGCCATCGATCCCGTCGACGAACAAGGCGAGGCCCAGCCACCAGAACATCGCTGTCCAGCGCTCCTCGCTGGCCGCGACCAGCGACAGGAAGGCCAGGAACGAGCCGGACGCGGTGAGCAGATGCACGGAAAATGCGCGAGCCTGCGGCCACGTCACCTTCTTCTTGGGCCGCGGGATCCGATCCGCGATCTTCTTGGCCGCTTTTCTGGCCGCTGTGTTCTTGCTCACGGTCCCTGCCAGTCCAGCTTGCAGATTTCGGCCGAGCGACCGGCGAAATTCCAGTTGCGCCCGAAAGCGCGCATCTTGCTCTTCTCGGATTTCGCCACGATGATTTCCGGCGCGATCCAGTATTCGGAATTCGTGATCACCGTGTCCTTCTCGCGGTTCTTGCCGGGAACCGGCGTCACGGCGCCGTCGATGATCTTGGGGATCTGAAAGACGCGTGTCTTGTCCCGCGTCTCGTAGGTGATCGGCACCTGCTCGACGCCGAGGAACTTTCCGACGAGGATCGAAAGCAGCGAAGTGGTCCCCCCTGCCTTGCCGGTGAAAATCCTGGTCAGCGCCTTGACCGCATAGACCGATGCGCGCTGATCGATGAACAGGCCGGCGGTCCAGTTGCCACGACTCATATAGCCCGGAATTTCCATGATCAGGCCGAGGTTGAGACCGGAGAGGTCGACCTCGCCGAAATGGCCGGCATCGATGCG
Protein-coding sequences here:
- a CDS encoding ABC transporter permease — encoded protein: MDITINILLTIATAATPLLIAAIGELVVERSGVLNLGVEGMMIMGAVGGFGAGYLTGSPWIGLLAAIIVGALFSLLFAVMTLSLATNQVATGLSLTLLGLGLSGMIGTSFVGQPGVRLPNLDIPVLSSIPVIGRLIFGQDPLFYISIALTAAVMWFLFRTRTGLTLRSIGDSHSSAHALGIKVIRYRYLAVIFGGACAGLAGGHLSLVYTPQWVENMSAGRGWIALALVVFASWRPWRVLAGAYIFGAVWIGQLHAQAFGIPVPSQFLSSLPYLATIVVLVLISRNKRLTMMNTPASLGQPFVPDR
- a CDS encoding ABC transporter permease, encoding MMRLELVKRPQRSALFSVLSPFIAFALTMLAGAIMFALLGVNPLDAFNIYFIQPVSEIWQLHELAIKAAPLILIAVGLSVCYRANIWNIGAEGQFILGGIFGSIVPVLFPEFEGPLVLPLMLLLGMLGGALYAAIPALLKTRFSTNEILTSLMLVYVAQLFLDWLVRGPWRDPEGHGFPQTIQFGDSAILPELMPDAGRANWGFVFALVAAVAIWLMMSRMLKGFEVRVLGSSPRAGRFAGFGFNKMVFFTFLLSGALAGLAGISEVSGAIGQLQPVISPGYGFTAIIVAFLGRLNPLGIVAAGLVLALTYLGGEAVQSALGISDKVARVFQGMLLFFVLGCDTLIHYRIRVIGFAAPKLEAAPKLEEAR
- a CDS encoding ABC transporter ATP-binding protein; its protein translation is MGGTVSADHDRANLLEVRGLTKIFGTLTACNHVDLNISKGEIHALLGENGAGKSTLVKMLFGSLEPNSGEIFWEGQAVRITSPGVAKKLGIGMVFQHFSLFEALTVAENIALSLNDGSPIGAIAAKARALSYSYGLPLDPESLVGDLSVGERQRIEIIRCLLQTPQLIILDEPTSVLTPQEADKLFETLERLRAEGKSILYISHRLEEVKRICDRATVLRHGKVVGHCNPRQETAASLARMMVGNEVKAVVRAPAEGMATAPALLEIRALTRKPATPFAVPLKNIDLTVRAGEVIGIAGVAGNGQGEFFESVSGEVLQQDAASVRIRGKNAGALSITGRRLMGAAFVPEERLGHGAAPRMKLSENLLLSRHATDGKAFVGSGGMVKNASVYSAAQRIITAMDVRKSAPDPEAAALSGGNLQKFIVGRELDRKPSVMVVNQPTWGVDAGAAAHIRQALIELARSGSAVLVISQDLDELFELSDAIAVMHNGELSAPLPIAEATFEKIGLLMGGAEPGHAQHTMETA
- a CDS encoding quinone oxidoreductase; protein product: MSKAIRIHAHGGPEVLTYEDADPGQPGAGQILIRHTAIGLNFIDVYHRSGLYPPPGGFPLIPGGEAAGVVLAVGAGIDWLSPGDRIAYAVTVGAYSEQRVIAADRVVKVPDGISDEQAAAMMLKGMTAEYLLRRTYKVKAGDTLLYHAAAGGVGLILGQWAKHIGATVIGTASSADKIELAKAHGFDHVINYKEQDFVAGVAAITDGKKCDVVYDSVGNDTFPASLDCLRPLGMFVSFGQSSGPIPPFPVSLLAQKGSLYVTRPTLFVYNARREDLVASAQALFDVVLSGAVEIKINQRYALKDAGQAQSDLESRRTTGATILVP
- the pcsA gene encoding phosphatidylcholine synthase, encoding MSKNTAARKAAKKIADRIPRPKKKVTWPQARAFSVHLLTASGSFLAFLSLVAASEERWTAMFWWLGLALFVDGIDGPIARKLEVKEILPTWSGELLDNIIDYVTYVLIPAFALYQRGFMGENLSFLSAAIIVVSSAIYYADTGMKTKENFFKGFPVVWNMVVFTLFVIEPGQWVSFAVVVVAGILTFLPINFIHPVRVVRLRPLNLGMTLLWCAFGALALAQAALAAFYDKIGVLGEQVSDFTKIGITVTGLYLACIGGLMQLFPGLGAKKS
- a CDS encoding DUF1326 domain-containing protein — translated: MTDQSWAMKGELVLSCNCTVFCPCVLSLGSHPPSEGYCQTWAGFRIDAGHFGEVDLSGLNLGLIMEIPGYMSRGNWTAGLFIDQRASVYAVKALTRIFTGKAGGTTSLLSILVGKFLGVEQVPITYETRDKTRVFQIPKIIDGAVTPVPGKNREKDTVITNSEYWIAPEIIVAKSEKSKMRAFGRNWNFAGRSAEICKLDWQGP